CGGATCGCCGAGCTCAACGCGGCCCACCGCGGCAAGGAGGGCCCCACCGACGTCCTGAGCTTCCCGATCGACGAGCTCGACGAGCCGCTCGGGCCGCGGGAGCTCGGCGATGTCGTGATCTGCCCGGAGCACACGGAGGACCTGCGCGAGGCGGTCGTCCACGGCGTGCTGCACCTGACGGGCATGGACCACGAGACCGACGACGGCGAGATGCTCGCCCTCCAGGCCGAGCTGCTGCGCTGGTGAGCGACGCGCTCGGACCCGCCGCCCCCGCCGCGACGACCCGCGCGGGCTTCGTCGCGCTCGCCGGCCGTCCCAACGTCGGGAAGTCGACGCTCGTCAACGCGATCGTCGGCGCGAAGGTGGCGATCGTCTCGGACAAGCCCCAGACGACGCGCCGGGCGATCCGCGGGGTCGCCATGCGCGACCACGCGCAGCTCGTCCTCACCGACCTCCCGGGCGTGCAGAAGCCGCTCGACGCCCTGACCGCGCGCATGCAGCGCCGCGTGGAGCAGGAGCTCAGCGAGACCGACGTCGCGCTGTTCGTC
The DNA window shown above is from Conexibacter sp. SYSU D00693 and carries:
- the ybeY gene encoding rRNA maturation RNase YbeY, producing MSLEVEVLGAPPLEPPEAEVERLAALALASAGIEDGHLAVEFVDAGRIAELNAAHRGKEGPTDVLSFPIDELDEPLGPRELGDVVICPEHTEDLREAVVHGVLHLTGMDHETDDGEMLALQAELLRW